In the Helianthus annuus cultivar XRQ/B chromosome 11, HanXRQr2.0-SUNRISE, whole genome shotgun sequence genome, one interval contains:
- the LOC110891849 gene encoding uncharacterized protein LOC110891849, giving the protein MINAMQERKGTRKCTYKEFMACNPLPFKGEIDPIVCQRWIASTEAVFVRSHCEKEDQVMFATGLLQLRAKDWWDVYSKELGEEKVQVLTWQEFKEPFLKHHCPQSAIDKIQEDFLHLRQKDETIDEITNVFLDKLKFCNEIAGTERMKINRYYGMLKAEYREFIIPAKCETLNELIELARDREIEMRRQAERGEKRASENVSSSSPSKKPKFQDQGKKDKAKGSIPKCKTCGKLHTGECLKGKKGCYNCGQEGHPYYRCPNPSRTCYNCFQPGHIKAECPKLQQKTDKEARKEEAPRAKGRMFQITTEEAKDHPNVVSGVKEESSSQGKPQGNQDRGKSHV; this is encoded by the coding sequence ATGATTAATGCAATGCAAGAGAGGAAAGGAACTCGCAAGTGCACATACAAGGAATTTATGGCGTGCAACCCGTTACCATTCAAAGGAGAAATTGATCCCATAGTATGCCAAAGGTGGATTGCAAGTACGGAAGCGGTGTTCGTAAGGAGTCATTGTGAAaaggaggatcaagtgatgttcgCCACCGGTTTGCTACAACTCCGAGCTAAGGATTGGTGGGATGTTTATAGTAAAGAGCTTGGGGAAGAAAAAGTTCAAGTCTTGACATGGCAGGAGTTCAAGGAACCTTTTCTGAAGCATCACTGTCCACAATCTGCCATCGACAAGATCCAAGAAGATTTCTTACATCTTCGTCAGAAAGATGAAACCATTGATGAAATCACCAACGTTTTCCTAGACAAGCTGAAGTTCTGTAACGAGATAGCAGGAACGGAGAGAATGAAGATAAACCGTTATTATGGTATGTTGAAGGCTGAATATCGGGAGTTCATAATTCCCGCTAAATGTGAAACTTTGAATGAGCTCATTGAGCTGGCCCGAGATAGGGAGATTGAAATGAGAAGACAGGCGGAAAGGGGCGAAAAGAGAGCATCTGAAAATGTTTCTAGCTCGAGCCCTTCAAAGAAACCAAAATTTCAAGATCAAGGCAAGAAGGATAAGGCGAAGGGTAGTATTCCAAAATGCAAAACGTGCGGAAAGTTACACACGGGGGAATGTTTGAAAGGGAAAAAGGGTTGTTACAACTGTGGTCAAGAGGGACACCCATACTATAGGTGCCCTAATCCTTCAAGAACGTGTTACAACTGTTTCCAACCGGGTCATATTAAGGCTGAGTGTCCCAAGCTTCAACAGAAAACTGATAAGGAGGCAAGAAAGGAGGAAGCCCCAAGAGCTAAGGGGAGGATGTTTCAGATCACAACCGAGGAAGCGAAGGACCACCCGAATGTTGTAtcag